In the genome of Photobacterium sp. TY1-4, one region contains:
- the ilvM gene encoding acetolactate synthase 2 small subunit produces the protein MDRYLLDIKADDKPVLLERVLRVIRHRGFIIKQVTATQNQESKIASIEIIVDSDRPISTLINQIEKLWDIRTVETTNIGLQN, from the coding sequence ATGGACAGATATTTACTCGACATCAAAGCCGATGATAAGCCAGTATTACTAGAGCGCGTGTTACGCGTGATCCGTCACCGCGGTTTTATCATCAAGCAGGTGACGGCGACGCAAAATCAAGAAAGTAAAATTGCCAGTATTGAAATCATCGTCGACAGCGATCGCCCGATCAGCACCCTGATTAACCAAATTGAGAAGTTATGGGATATTCGGACGGTCGAGACCACAAACATTGGATTACAAAATTAA
- the ilvD gene encoding dihydroxy-acid dehydratase encodes MPKYRSATTTHGRNMAGARALWRATGVKDEDFGKPIIAVVNSFTQFVPGHVHLKDLGQLVAREIEQAGGIAKEFNTIAVDDGIAMGHGGMLYSLPSRELIADSVEYMVNAHCADAMVCISNCDKITPGMLMASMRLNIPVIFVSGGPMEAGKTKLSDQILKLDLVDAMIQGADPTVSDEQSEQIERSACPTCGSCSGMFTANSMNCLTEALGLSQPGNGSLLATHADRKQLFLNAGKRIVELTKRYYEQDDATALPRNIATKQAFENAMALDIAMGGSTNTVLHLLAAAQEGEVDFTMTDIDRMSRQVPHLCKVAPSTQQYHMEDVHRAGGVYGILAELDRAGLLHSDCHNVLGQTFAETLKQFDIVQTDSEAVKSFYRAGPAGIRTTQAFSQDCRWETLDDDRENGCIRRKEHAFSQDGGLAVLAGNMALDGCIVKTAGVDESCLKFTGPAIVFESQETAVEGILGGKVKAGDVVVIRYEGPKGGPGMQEMLYPTTYLKSMGLGKACALITDGRFSGGTSGLSIGHASPEAANGGTIGLVENGDTIAIDIPNRTIELQVDDATLAARRAEADRRGWKPLARQREVSFALRAYANLATSADKGAVRDKSKLEE; translated from the coding sequence ATGCCAAAGTACCGCTCAGCCACCACCACCCACGGCCGCAATATGGCCGGTGCCCGCGCCCTGTGGCGTGCCACCGGTGTGAAAGATGAAGATTTCGGTAAACCAATCATCGCCGTCGTCAACTCATTTACCCAGTTCGTCCCGGGCCACGTGCACCTGAAAGATCTGGGCCAGCTGGTTGCCCGAGAGATTGAACAAGCGGGTGGGATCGCTAAAGAATTCAATACCATCGCAGTTGATGATGGGATTGCGATGGGCCATGGCGGTATGCTGTATTCCCTGCCGTCCCGTGAGCTGATTGCCGATTCAGTCGAGTATATGGTCAATGCCCACTGTGCCGATGCCATGGTGTGCATCTCCAACTGCGATAAGATCACCCCGGGGATGCTGATGGCCTCCATGCGTCTGAATATCCCGGTGATCTTTGTCTCCGGCGGCCCGATGGAAGCCGGTAAAACCAAACTTTCCGATCAGATCCTCAAGCTGGATCTGGTCGATGCGATGATCCAGGGCGCAGATCCGACGGTCTCGGACGAGCAAAGCGAGCAGATCGAACGATCCGCCTGTCCGACCTGCGGCTCCTGCTCCGGCATGTTCACCGCCAACTCGATGAACTGCCTGACCGAAGCCCTGGGCCTGAGCCAGCCGGGCAACGGCTCACTACTGGCCACCCATGCCGACCGCAAACAACTGTTTCTCAATGCCGGCAAGCGCATTGTTGAGCTGACCAAACGCTACTACGAGCAGGACGATGCCACGGCCCTGCCACGCAACATCGCCACCAAGCAGGCGTTTGAAAATGCCATGGCGCTGGATATCGCCATGGGCGGCTCAACCAATACCGTGCTCCACCTGCTGGCTGCCGCCCAGGAAGGCGAGGTCGACTTCACCATGACGGACATCGACCGGATGTCCCGCCAGGTCCCGCACCTGTGTAAAGTCGCGCCATCGACCCAGCAATACCATATGGAAGATGTCCACCGCGCCGGGGGCGTCTACGGCATTCTGGCCGAGCTGGACCGCGCCGGGTTGCTGCACAGCGACTGCCACAATGTGCTGGGTCAGACCTTTGCCGAGACCCTCAAGCAATTCGACATCGTGCAGACCGACTCGGAAGCGGTCAAAAGCTTCTACCGCGCCGGCCCGGCCGGGATCCGCACCACCCAGGCTTTCTCCCAGGATTGTCGTTGGGAGACCCTGGATGACGATCGGGAAAACGGCTGTATCCGCCGCAAAGAGCACGCCTTCAGCCAGGATGGCGGGCTGGCCGTCCTGGCCGGCAACATGGCCCTGGACGGTTGCATCGTGAAAACCGCCGGGGTAGACGAGAGCTGCCTCAAGTTTACCGGACCGGCCATTGTGTTCGAGAGCCAGGAAACTGCGGTCGAAGGGATCCTGGGCGGCAAAGTCAAAGCCGGGGATGTGGTGGTGATCCGCTACGAAGGACCGAAAGGCGGGCCGGGCATGCAGGAAATGCTGTACCCGACCACCTACCTCAAGTCGATGGGCCTGGGCAAAGCGTGCGCCCTGATCACCGACGGTCGTTTCTCCGGCGGCACCAGCGGGCTGTCAATCGGCCACGCCTCTCCGGAAGCGGCCAACGGCGGCACCATCGGCCTGGTTGAAAACGGCGACACCATCGCCATTGATATCCCGAACCGGACTATCGAACTCCAGGTTGACGACGCCACCCTGGCCGCCCGTCGTGCCGAGGCCGACCGCCGGGGCTGGAAACCGTTGGCTCGCCAGCGCGAAGTCTCCTTTGCCCTGCGCGCCTACGCCAACCTGGCCACCAGCGCCGATAAAGGGGCCGTTCGCGACAAGTCCAAACTCGAGGAATAA
- the ccoG gene encoding cytochrome c oxidase accessory protein CcoG: MSHERIKIKDVTPQEFNPKTHKGTSDRFNPSNRIYVRAVYGVYQKLRRNTGWLLMLLFMGLPWIPYGDRQAILLDIGRQQFNFFGTTLWPQDLTLLASLLMIAAFALFFITTFLGRVWCGYLCPQTVWTFIYIWFEEKLEGPANKRRTQDSMKLTGNLLARKTAKHIAWFAVALVTGLTFVGYFLPIKALFVDFFTFNASFLAGFWVLFFAGCTYANAGWMRSIMCIHMCPYARFQSAMFDKDTYIVGYDVQRGEARGPRSRKKDPKELGLGDCIDCNLCVQVCPTGIDIRDGLQYECINCGACVDACDQTMDRMGYERGLISYTTEHKLAGHKTHVMRPKLLGYGAVMVVMIGLFFYLMTTIQPMGLDVIRDRNQLFKVNAEGLVENTYTLKLLNKTQQPAVFNLRVEGLEEIEWYGQQQVTVAAGEIYTLPVSLGVDPYLLKEPIANITFVMEKEAGDETLELSTESRFIGDLR; encoded by the coding sequence ATGAGCCATGAAAGAATCAAGATAAAGGATGTAACACCGCAAGAGTTCAATCCCAAAACCCACAAAGGAACCTCTGATCGCTTCAATCCCAGCAACCGCATTTATGTCCGGGCTGTGTATGGGGTTTACCAGAAACTGCGCCGCAACACGGGCTGGTTGCTGATGCTCCTGTTTATGGGCCTGCCCTGGATCCCGTACGGTGATCGCCAGGCCATTCTGCTCGATATCGGTCGTCAGCAGTTCAATTTCTTCGGGACCACCCTCTGGCCCCAGGATCTGACCCTGCTGGCCAGCCTGCTCATGATTGCGGCCTTTGCGCTCTTCTTCATCACCACCTTTTTGGGCCGGGTCTGGTGCGGCTATCTCTGCCCCCAAACGGTCTGGACGTTCATCTATATCTGGTTTGAAGAAAAGCTTGAAGGGCCAGCGAACAAGCGGCGCACGCAAGACAGTATGAAACTGACCGGCAACCTGCTGGCCAGAAAAACTGCCAAGCACATCGCCTGGTTCGCCGTGGCACTGGTCACCGGCCTGACGTTTGTCGGCTACTTCCTGCCGATCAAGGCATTGTTTGTTGACTTCTTCACCTTCAATGCCAGCTTCTTGGCCGGTTTCTGGGTCCTGTTCTTTGCCGGCTGTACCTATGCCAACGCCGGCTGGATGCGCTCAATCATGTGTATTCACATGTGTCCGTACGCCCGCTTCCAGTCTGCCATGTTCGACAAAGATACCTACATTGTCGGCTACGACGTCCAACGTGGTGAGGCCCGCGGGCCGCGTTCGCGCAAGAAAGACCCGAAAGAGCTGGGCCTGGGTGACTGTATCGACTGTAACCTCTGTGTGCAGGTGTGTCCGACCGGGATCGACATCCGCGACGGCCTGCAATATGAGTGTATTAACTGTGGTGCCTGCGTCGATGCCTGTGACCAAACCATGGATCGCATGGGGTATGAGCGCGGGCTGATCAGCTACACCACCGAGCATAAACTGGCAGGCCACAAGACCCATGTCATGCGGCCGAAACTGCTGGGCTACGGTGCAGTGATGGTGGTGATGATCGGCCTGTTCTTCTACCTGATGACCACCATCCAGCCGATGGGGCTGGATGTGATCCGTGACCGCAACCAGTTGTTCAAAGTCAATGCTGAAGGGCTGGTTGAAAACACCTATACCCTGAAGCTGCTCAATAAAACCCAACAGCCGGCGGTATTTAACCTGCGTGTCGAAGGACTGGAAGAAATCGAATGGTACGGTCAGCAACAGGTCACTGTCGCCGCCGGGGAAATTTACACCCTGCCGGTCAGCCTGGGCGTCGACCCGTACTTACTGAAAGAGCCAATTGCCAACATTACTTTCGTAATGGAAAAAGAGGCCGGGGACGAAACGCTGGAGCTGAGCACCGAAAGCCGGTTTATCGGTGACTTGCGCTAA
- a CDS encoding branched-chain amino acid transaminase encodes MANTADYIWFNGELVPWQDAKVHVLTHAMHYGTSVFEGIRCYDTPQGPVVFRHREHMQRLKDSAKIYRFPIPYTVDELMEACRETLRENKLSSAYIRPLGYVPNVGLGVCPPADTQMDLIIAAFSWGAYLGEEALASGVDAMISSWNRAAPNTIPTAAKAGGNYLSSLLVGGEARRHGYAEGIALSVDGYLSEGAGENIFVIRNGVLSTPPATSAILPGITRDAIMTLATGLGYEIREENIAREALYLADEIFMTGTAAEIVPVRSVDQITVGSGARGPITEKIQSTFFGLFNGQTEDKWGWLDPVYPSQSNHQ; translated from the coding sequence ATGGCAAACACAGCAGATTACATTTGGTTCAATGGTGAGCTCGTTCCCTGGCAGGATGCCAAAGTCCATGTCCTGACCCACGCCATGCACTACGGCACCTCCGTCTTTGAAGGGATCCGTTGTTACGATACCCCGCAGGGGCCGGTGGTTTTCCGTCACCGGGAGCACATGCAGCGCCTGAAAGACTCCGCCAAGATTTACCGTTTCCCGATCCCGTATACCGTCGATGAACTGATGGAAGCCTGCCGGGAAACCCTGCGCGAGAACAAGCTGTCGTCCGCCTATATCCGTCCGCTGGGCTATGTGCCGAATGTCGGCCTGGGCGTTTGTCCGCCGGCCGATACCCAAATGGATCTCATCATCGCCGCCTTCTCCTGGGGGGCCTACCTGGGCGAGGAAGCCCTGGCCAGCGGTGTGGATGCCATGATCTCCAGCTGGAACCGCGCCGCACCGAATACCATTCCGACCGCTGCCAAAGCGGGCGGCAACTATCTCTCCTCCCTATTGGTCGGCGGCGAAGCCCGTCGCCACGGTTATGCCGAAGGGATTGCCCTGAGTGTCGACGGCTACCTGTCTGAAGGGGCCGGGGAGAACATCTTTGTGATCCGCAACGGCGTGCTCTCGACCCCACCGGCCACCAGCGCAATTCTGCCGGGGATCACCCGCGACGCCATCATGACCCTGGCGACTGGGCTGGGCTATGAGATCCGGGAAGAGAATATTGCCCGCGAGGCCCTGTACCTGGCCGACGAAATCTTCATGACCGGGACCGCGGCGGAAATCGTGCCGGTGCGCAGCGTCGATCAGATCACCGTCGGCAGCGGCGCCCGCGGCCCGATCACCGAAAAAATTCAGTCCACCTTCTTCGGCCTGTTCAACGGCCAGACCGAAGACAAATGGGGCTGGCTGGATCCGGTCTATCCGTCGCAATCGAACCATCAGTAA
- a CDS encoding FadR/GntR family transcriptional regulator has protein sequence MERDQQRLVTNRNLSYKLAESIGQRILRGETVPGDILPGEVELGEMYGVSRTAVREAIKMLAAKGMVLPRPRIGTRVLPKRNWNYLDQDLLVWLSCEQHHELVEEFQQVRMTLEPQAAALTAVNASEADRAELKALMEAMYQLGDNFDQEQWIDVDTRFHQLIYFASGNHFISPFGNLFKAVFESYFRIITRDRVLKLDIHQRIVDGILARDPDAARQATIDLLK, from the coding sequence ATGGAACGGGATCAGCAACGGTTAGTGACCAACCGGAACCTATCTTACAAACTGGCCGAGTCGATTGGCCAGCGGATACTGCGTGGAGAAACCGTACCGGGAGATATTCTGCCGGGCGAAGTTGAATTGGGCGAAATGTATGGCGTTAGTCGTACTGCTGTGCGTGAAGCCATTAAGATGCTTGCCGCCAAAGGCATGGTCTTGCCCCGCCCCCGTATCGGGACCCGGGTCCTGCCCAAGCGTAACTGGAACTATCTGGATCAGGACTTACTGGTCTGGCTCAGTTGTGAACAGCATCATGAACTGGTCGAAGAATTCCAGCAGGTTCGCATGACGCTGGAGCCACAGGCCGCGGCACTGACGGCGGTCAATGCCAGCGAGGCGGATCGGGCGGAGCTGAAAGCCCTGATGGAGGCGATGTATCAACTGGGCGATAATTTCGATCAGGAGCAATGGATTGATGTCGATACCCGTTTCCATCAGCTGATCTATTTTGCTTCGGGGAATCACTTTATCAGTCCGTTCGGGAACCTGTTCAAAGCGGTGTTTGAAAGTTATTTCCGGATCATCACCCGCGATCGGGTGCTGAAGCTGGATATTCATCAGCGGATTGTGGATGGGATCCTGGCGCGGGATCCGGACGCTGCCCGCCAGGCCACCATTGATTTGCTGAAATAA
- the ilvG gene encoding acetolactate synthase 2 catalytic subunit encodes MTGAELVVSALQQQGISTVFGYPGGAIMPIYDALYGSAVEHVLCRHEQGAAMAAIGMARATQDVAVCMATSGPGATNLVTGLADAFLDSVPLVAITGQVASSHIGTDAFQEMDVIGMSLSCTKHSYLITDINELAPTLAEAFEVAKTGRPGPVIVDIAKDVQLAQAPVTDLPEFTPPAMPVAEPQALQQAQALLAESQRPVLYVGGGVQLAHATHTVRTFLAMNPMPAVSTLKGLGTIDRHHPHYLGMLGMHGTKAANLVVQEADLLIVVGARFDDRVTGKLETFAPHAKVIHLDIDAAEFNKLRHAHAALRGDINTILPQLELAGDIAPWLAHCQQLRTEFKWCYDHPGELIYAPLLLKQLSDMMPDSTMVSTDVGQHQMWAAQHIQPRAPQNYITSAGLGTMGFGLPAAMGAKLARPADESVLISGDGSFMMNVQELGTLKRKQIPVKMVLINNQRLGMVRQWQSLFFDGRHSETILDDNPDFVMLANAFGIPGKTITRKAEVEQALREMLASDTPYLLHVLISEEENVWPLVPPGAANQDMLENT; translated from the coding sequence ATGACAGGAGCAGAATTAGTAGTCAGCGCGCTACAGCAACAAGGAATATCGACCGTCTTCGGGTATCCGGGCGGGGCGATTATGCCGATCTATGACGCGCTGTACGGCAGTGCAGTCGAACATGTCCTTTGCCGCCACGAGCAGGGTGCCGCCATGGCCGCCATCGGGATGGCCCGGGCCACCCAGGATGTCGCCGTCTGCATGGCCACTTCCGGTCCCGGCGCCACCAACTTAGTGACCGGTCTGGCCGATGCCTTTCTCGATTCTGTCCCGCTAGTGGCTATCACCGGACAGGTGGCCAGCAGCCATATCGGTACTGACGCCTTTCAGGAAATGGACGTGATCGGGATGTCGCTGTCTTGTACCAAGCACAGCTATTTGATCACCGATATCAACGAACTGGCCCCCACCCTTGCCGAAGCGTTTGAAGTGGCCAAAACCGGTCGTCCCGGCCCGGTCATCGTCGATATCGCCAAAGATGTTCAACTGGCCCAAGCGCCGGTCACCGACCTGCCCGAGTTCACGCCGCCCGCCATGCCGGTGGCCGAGCCGCAAGCCCTGCAACAGGCCCAGGCGCTGCTGGCCGAGAGCCAGCGCCCGGTGCTGTATGTCGGCGGCGGCGTCCAGCTGGCACACGCGACCCACACAGTGCGCACCTTCCTGGCTATGAACCCGATGCCGGCCGTCAGTACCCTCAAAGGGCTGGGGACCATTGATCGCCATCACCCGCATTATCTGGGGATGCTGGGGATGCACGGCACCAAGGCAGCCAACCTGGTGGTCCAGGAAGCCGACCTGCTGATCGTCGTCGGCGCCCGGTTTGATGATCGGGTCACCGGCAAGCTGGAGACCTTCGCCCCCCATGCCAAAGTGATCCACCTGGATATCGATGCTGCCGAGTTCAACAAACTGCGCCATGCCCACGCCGCACTGCGTGGCGATATCAACACCATCCTGCCGCAACTCGAGCTGGCCGGTGATATCGCTCCCTGGCTGGCCCACTGCCAGCAGCTGCGCACGGAGTTCAAATGGTGCTACGACCATCCGGGTGAACTGATCTATGCCCCGCTGCTGCTCAAGCAACTGTCGGACATGATGCCGGACAGCACCATGGTGTCGACCGATGTCGGCCAGCACCAGATGTGGGCCGCCCAGCACATTCAACCGCGGGCGCCGCAGAACTACATCACCTCGGCTGGGCTCGGCACCATGGGCTTCGGCCTGCCGGCGGCGATGGGCGCCAAGCTGGCCCGCCCGGCGGATGAGTCAGTGCTGATCTCGGGCGACGGCTCGTTCATGATGAACGTCCAGGAGCTGGGGACGCTGAAGCGCAAGCAAATCCCGGTCAAGATGGTGCTGATCAACAACCAGCGCCTGGGTATGGTCCGCCAATGGCAATCACTGTTCTTCGACGGCCGCCACAGCGAAACCATCCTCGACGACAACCCGGACTTTGTCATGCTTGCCAACGCATTCGGGATCCCCGGCAAAACCATCACCCGCAAAGCAGAGGTCGAGCAGGCCCTGCGGGAAATGCTGGCCAGTGACACCCCGTACCTGCTGCACGTGCTGATCAGTGAAGAAGAGAACGTCTGGCCCTTAGTTCCGCCCGGCGCTGCCAACCAAGATATGCTGGAGAACACATAA
- a CDS encoding serine/threonine protein kinase yields the protein MTQQDGFSFSDLTPDLLLDALDSVGVRAESGLLPLNSYENRVYQFSAEDGARYVTKFYRPHRWSDAQIQEEHDFAHELAVQEIPVAAPILHDGQSLHHYQGHRFALFPSLGGRQFEVDNYDHLEWVGRFLGRIHQVGQRQPFRHRPTISLTEYLEQPRTLLENSLFIPDHLKAAFFADLDRLIDALSQRWHTDWQPLRLHGDCHPGNILWRDGPLFVDLDDARNGPAVQDLWMLLSGERNEQLAQLDTLLEAYSEFADFNPKELQLIEPLRGLRMVYYMAWLAKRWQDPAFPRAFPWFADGKYWEGQVLAFKEQLAALNEPPLQLMPQW from the coding sequence ATGACACAACAAGATGGTTTTAGTTTTTCTGATCTGACCCCCGACTTGCTGCTCGATGCCCTCGACAGTGTCGGGGTACGTGCCGAATCCGGCCTCCTGCCGCTCAACAGCTACGAAAACCGGGTCTACCAGTTCAGTGCCGAAGACGGGGCCCGCTACGTCACCAAGTTTTACCGTCCGCACCGCTGGAGTGACGCGCAGATCCAGGAAGAGCATGATTTTGCCCATGAGCTGGCTGTGCAGGAAATTCCGGTCGCCGCCCCAATCCTCCATGATGGCCAAAGCCTGCACCACTACCAGGGGCACCGCTTTGCCCTGTTTCCCAGCCTGGGCGGCCGCCAGTTCGAGGTCGATAACTATGACCATTTAGAATGGGTCGGCCGGTTTCTCGGACGCATCCACCAGGTGGGTCAGCGCCAGCCTTTCCGGCACCGTCCGACCATCAGTTTGACGGAATACCTGGAACAGCCCAGAACACTGCTGGAAAACAGCCTGTTCATTCCGGACCACCTGAAAGCCGCTTTCTTTGCCGATCTCGATCGGCTCATCGACGCGCTGTCCCAGCGCTGGCATACCGACTGGCAGCCCCTGCGCCTGCACGGCGACTGTCACCCGGGCAATATTCTCTGGCGCGACGGCCCGCTGTTTGTCGATCTCGATGATGCCCGCAACGGCCCGGCCGTACAGGATTTGTGGATGCTGCTGAGCGGCGAGCGCAACGAGCAGCTGGCCCAACTCGATACCCTGCTCGAAGCCTATAGCGAATTTGCCGACTTCAACCCGAAAGAATTGCAACTTATTGAGCCATTACGCGGTCTTAGAATGGTCTACTACATGGCCTGGCTGGCCAAACGCTGGCAGGACCCGGCTTTTCCACGGGCTTTCCCCTGGTTTGCCGACGGTAAATACTGGGAAGGGCAGGTCCTGGCATTCAAGGAGCAACTGGCCGCACTCAATGAACCGCCCCTGCAATTGATGCCGCAGTGGTGA
- a CDS encoding YihD family protein, whose translation MKTHRVNELIELLHPAWQKSPDLNLVEFLLQLAEEAKYQGKLAELTDDVLIYHLKMREHAPDAMIPGIAKDCEPDFKTAILRARGILK comes from the coding sequence ATGAAAACCCACCGCGTCAACGAACTAATCGAACTCTTGCATCCTGCCTGGCAAAAATCGCCGGACCTCAACCTGGTCGAATTTCTCCTTCAGCTGGCCGAAGAAGCCAAATACCAGGGGAAACTGGCCGAGCTGACCGATGATGTACTGATCTATCATCTGAAAATGCGCGAGCATGCGCCCGATGCCATGATCCCGGGGATCGCCAAAGATTGCGAGCCGGACTTCAAAACCGCTATTCTGCGCGCCCGCGGGATCCTCAAATAA
- a CDS encoding YifB family Mg chelatase-like AAA ATPase: MTLAIVHSRASVGVGAPPVTVEVHISNGMPALTLVGLPETTVKEARDRVRSAIVNANFEFPSRRITVNLAPADLPKEGGRFDLPIALGILAASGQIPTQSLQDYEFLGELALSGQLRPVKGALPAALAAKRAGRCLVVPDRNGDQVALVGRDCHKSAPDLLAVCGQLCGQQQLSLSVRQASPPEDNTPVSGRDMQDIIGQQQGKRALEIAAAGGHNLLFLGPPGTGKTMLASRLCDLLPAMSIEEALETAAVTSLTRQALHEGNWRRRPFRTPHHSSSMAALVGGGSVPRPGEISLAHNGILFLDEMPEFERKVLDSLREPLESGEIVISRATSKTRFPARFQLVGALNPSPTGYYEGNQARTNPQAILRYLGKLSGPLLDRFDMSIEIPALPRGTLAEGGDRGDPTAVIRERVFRARAAMVDRAGKVNALLSTRELEHHCALARVDADFLETALHQLGLSIRAYHRIIKVARTIADLAGCAQIERAHLAEALGYRAMDRLMKQLTSQAM, encoded by the coding sequence ATGACGTTAGCCATAGTTCACAGCCGCGCCAGTGTGGGTGTCGGTGCCCCACCGGTGACGGTGGAAGTGCATATCAGTAACGGGATGCCGGCGCTGACCCTGGTCGGGTTGCCGGAAACCACGGTGAAAGAAGCACGGGATCGGGTGCGAAGTGCCATTGTGAATGCCAACTTTGAGTTCCCTTCCCGGCGCATTACGGTGAATCTGGCGCCAGCCGATCTGCCCAAGGAAGGCGGCCGGTTTGATCTGCCGATTGCGCTGGGGATTTTGGCCGCTTCCGGGCAAATTCCGACACAAAGCCTGCAAGATTATGAATTTTTGGGTGAGTTGGCGCTCTCCGGCCAACTCCGGCCGGTCAAGGGCGCACTGCCGGCAGCCCTGGCGGCCAAGCGGGCCGGACGCTGTCTGGTGGTGCCGGATCGCAACGGCGATCAGGTCGCGCTGGTGGGTCGCGACTGCCATAAATCGGCGCCGGATTTGCTGGCGGTGTGCGGTCAGCTATGCGGTCAACAACAGCTGAGTCTGTCGGTACGCCAGGCCTCACCGCCGGAAGACAACACGCCCGTTTCCGGGCGGGATATGCAGGATATTATCGGCCAGCAACAGGGCAAACGGGCGCTGGAAATTGCCGCAGCAGGCGGGCATAACCTGCTGTTTCTTGGCCCGCCCGGCACCGGGAAAACCATGCTGGCCTCGCGGCTGTGCGATCTGCTGCCGGCGATGAGTATTGAGGAGGCGCTGGAGACGGCTGCGGTGACCTCGCTCACCCGGCAGGCCTTGCATGAGGGTAACTGGCGCCGTCGCCCTTTTCGCACCCCGCACCATTCGAGCTCGATGGCGGCTCTGGTCGGTGGTGGCTCGGTGCCGCGACCGGGGGAGATCTCCCTGGCCCATAACGGGATATTGTTTCTCGACGAAATGCCGGAGTTTGAGCGTAAGGTGCTCGACTCGCTGCGCGAGCCGCTGGAGTCGGGGGAGATAGTGATCTCCCGCGCCACCAGCAAAACCCGCTTCCCGGCCCGCTTTCAGCTGGTGGGTGCGCTGAACCCCAGTCCGACCGGCTACTATGAAGGCAATCAGGCGCGGACCAACCCGCAGGCGATTTTGCGCTATCTGGGCAAACTGTCCGGGCCTTTACTGGACCGGTTCGACATGTCGATTGAGATCCCCGCCCTGCCCCGCGGCACATTAGCGGAAGGCGGTGATCGCGGCGATCCGACGGCGGTGATCCGCGAGCGGGTGTTCCGGGCGCGCGCGGCGATGGTGGATCGCGCCGGGAAAGTTAACGCGCTGCTCTCGACCCGGGAGCTGGAGCATCACTGCGCCCTGGCGCGGGTTGATGCCGATTTTCTCGAAACCGCGCTGCACCAGCTCGGTCTGTCGATCCGCGCGTATCACCGCATCATCAAGGTGGCTCGGACGATCGCCGATCTGGCGGGATGTGCCCAGATTGAACGGGCCCACCTGGCCGAAGCACTGGGCTACCGGGCCATGGATCGGCTGATGAAGCAACTGACGTCTCAGGCGATGTAG
- a CDS encoding DsbA family protein, translating to MFKKLFALATAAMLSFSVQAAKFTEGDYYKVLDLPKSSTPIVTEFFSFYCPHCNRFEPVIQAMKKTLPDNAKLQKSHVSFMGGAMGKSMSKAYATSVVLGVEDKMIPVLFGRIHSMNKPPRNDQELRQIFIDEGVKAEAFDGAFNSFAVNSMVNRFDKGFQDSGLTGVPALIVNNKYLVQTGKIASTEEYFELVNFLLKK from the coding sequence ATGTTTAAAAAGCTATTTGCACTGGCGACTGCTGCCATGCTGTCATTCTCGGTTCAGGCCGCCAAGTTCACTGAAGGGGATTACTACAAAGTCCTGGATCTGCCAAAATCCAGCACCCCGATCGTGACGGAGTTTTTCTCGTTTTACTGCCCGCACTGTAACCGGTTTGAACCGGTGATCCAGGCGATGAAGAAAACCCTGCCGGACAACGCCAAACTACAAAAAAGCCACGTCTCTTTCATGGGCGGTGCGATGGGTAAATCCATGAGCAAAGCGTACGCGACGTCTGTAGTGCTGGGTGTCGAGGACAAAATGATCCCGGTGCTGTTCGGCCGCATTCACAGCATGAACAAGCCGCCGCGCAACGATCAGGAATTGCGTCAGATCTTCATCGATGAAGGCGTCAAAGCCGAAGCGTTCGACGGCGCCTTCAACAGCTTTGCCGTGAACTCTATGGTCAACCGTTTTGACAAAGGCTTCCAGGACAGCGGCCTGACCGGTGTTCCGGCGCTGATCGTCAACAACAAGTACCTGGTGCAAACCGGCAAAATTGCCTCCACCGAAGAGTACTTCGAGCTGGTCAATTTCCTGCTGAAAAAGTAA